One window of Acidimicrobiales bacterium genomic DNA carries:
- a CDS encoding sigma-70 family RNA polymerase sigma factor, translating into MEYMPALYGAAMRMTRNPADAEDLVQETYLKAYRGFGGFQQGTNLKAWLYRILTNTFINSYRSKKRRPDETELDEVEDLYLYRRLGGLEAAQAGRSAEDELMDWFTDVEVKDALEALPEQFRIAVLLADVDGFSYKEIAEILDIPIGTVMSRLHRGRKGLQKQLYEFALARGLTDAPPPGPTDAPEPREPAPTASIPTDVD; encoded by the coding sequence ATGGAGTACATGCCCGCGTTGTACGGCGCGGCCATGCGCATGACCCGCAACCCCGCCGACGCCGAGGACCTCGTCCAGGAGACCTACCTGAAGGCCTACCGCGGTTTCGGCGGCTTCCAGCAGGGCACCAACCTCAAGGCCTGGCTCTACCGCATCCTCACCAACACCTTCATCAACTCCTACCGGTCGAAGAAGCGACGGCCCGACGAGACCGAGCTCGACGAGGTCGAGGACCTGTACCTGTACCGCCGTCTCGGCGGCCTCGAGGCGGCGCAGGCCGGTCGCAGCGCCGAGGACGAGCTCATGGACTGGTTCACCGACGTCGAGGTGAAGGACGCCCTCGAAGCGCTCCCCGAGCAGTTCCGGATCGCCGTCCTGCTCGCCGACGTCGACGGGTTCTCCTACAAGGAGATCGCCGAGATCCTCGACATCCCGATCGGCACCGTGATGAGCCGGTTGCACCGGGGAAGAAAAGGCCTCCAGAAGCAGTTGTACGAGTTCGCACTGGCCCGTGGACTCACCGATGCGCCCCCCCCGGGGCCCACGGACGCCCCCGAGCCGAGAGAACCCGCCCCCACCGCCTCGATCCCCACGGACGTCGACTGA
- the rsrA gene encoding mycothiol system anti-sigma-R factor: MADHDHDHDQPSPCEQALAELYTFLDGELTDAKRSAIASHLESCNPCVEIFDFEAELRIVVSTRAVEEVPDALRLRITQTLTALATDDTGGDAPAAAF, translated from the coding sequence ATGGCCGATCACGATCACGATCACGACCAGCCCTCCCCCTGCGAGCAGGCGCTCGCCGAGCTCTACACCTTCCTCGACGGTGAGCTCACCGACGCCAAGCGGTCCGCGATCGCCTCGCACCTGGAGAGCTGCAACCCGTGCGTCGAGATCTTCGACTTCGAGGCCGAGCTGCGCATCGTGGTCAGCACCCGGGCCGTCGAGGAGGTGCCCGACGCCCTGCGGCTGCGGATCACCCAGACCCTCACCGCGCTGGCGACCGACGACACCGGCGGCGACGCCCCCGCCGCCGCATTCTGA